The following proteins come from a genomic window of Thiothrix winogradskyi:
- a CDS encoding DUF4381 family protein: MNTSLHDLELPPEPLPIIVCWLAAVVIILLLAGLFGYWRKRQHPATKALRKLATLPNDPSNLPQLAKIVREAGLTSPAALDHARFAPTPCTPETFATLKREARTLLEQAR, encoded by the coding sequence ATGAACACCAGTCTGCACGATCTCGAACTACCGCCAGAACCATTGCCCATCATCGTATGCTGGCTGGCAGCGGTCGTAATCATCCTGTTGTTGGCTGGCTTATTTGGGTACTGGCGCAAACGCCAACATCCTGCTACGAAGGCTTTGCGCAAACTGGCAACGCTGCCGAACGATCCCTCCAACCTGCCACAACTGGCGAAAATAGTGCGCGAAGCAGGGCTTACTTCCCCCGCAGCACTCGACCACGCCCGCTTCGCCCCAACACCTTGCACGCCAGAAACCTTCGCCACTCTTAAACGCGAAGCCCGCACTCTGTTGGAACAAGCCCGATGA
- a CDS encoding DUF58 domain-containing protein produces MVFPPLLTETELQALYQRARSATADSSLQNLLEQRQAGDVASRYRGAGLDYAESRAYQPGDEPRFMHWSVTARTGKAHVKQFREERRPAVFIVFDRRRAMRFGTKVRLKAAQAARVAALIAFAATQQGWAVSGVILEAPPHWFPTSTDTHAVWEFVRQCAATCPPLPTTHEPTLASILPLINASVVRGTHVYLLSDFADLDAACEAHILQLLHHHPLFTVQVLDTAECELPAAGRLNLQGLDGVTHCVNLADPILREQFRQQAATLHDEQAQRLRGWGCHYTQLLTDVDAPELAVPLPHGMGT; encoded by the coding sequence ATGGTCTTCCCCCCACTCCTTACCGAAACCGAATTACAAGCGTTATACCAACGCGCCCGCAGTGCAACCGCTGACAGTTCCCTGCAAAACCTGCTGGAACAACGCCAAGCCGGTGACGTAGCTTCACGCTATCGCGGGGCAGGGCTGGATTACGCCGAAAGCCGCGCCTACCAACCCGGCGACGAACCGCGTTTCATGCACTGGAGCGTTACCGCCCGCACTGGCAAAGCGCACGTCAAACAGTTCCGCGAAGAACGCCGCCCCGCCGTGTTCATCGTGTTTGATCGGCGCAGAGCCATGCGTTTTGGCACGAAAGTACGCCTCAAAGCCGCGCAAGCTGCCCGCGTTGCCGCACTGATCGCGTTCGCCGCCACACAACAAGGCTGGGCAGTCTCCGGCGTAATCTTGGAAGCGCCGCCCCACTGGTTTCCCACCTCAACCGACACCCATGCCGTATGGGAATTCGTGCGTCAATGCGCAGCAACGTGCCCACCGTTACCGACTACGCATGAACCTACCTTGGCAAGTATTCTGCCGCTCATCAATGCGTCTGTGGTACGCGGCACACACGTCTATCTACTCAGCGATTTCGCCGATCTGGACGCAGCTTGTGAGGCACATATCCTGCAACTCCTCCATCATCACCCGCTGTTCACAGTGCAAGTGCTGGACACTGCCGAATGCGAATTACCCGCTGCCGGACGCTTGAACCTGCAAGGACTGGATGGCGTTACCCACTGCGTCAATCTGGCCGACCCCATCTTACGCGAACAGTTTCGCCAGCAAGCGGCGACGTTGCACGATGAGCAAGCGCAACGTTTGCGCGGTTGGGGTTGCCATTACACCCAACTCCTCACAGATGTGGATGCACCAGAATTGGCAGTGCCTTTACCACACGGGATGGGGACATGA
- a CDS encoding AAA family ATPase, with protein sequence MQTQTEFLQLRSHLEQVIVGQSDLLDRLMIALLTGGHILLESLPGLAKTTAVTTLASGVHASFQRIQFTPDLMPGDLTGTDIFEPQHGTFRFIPGPLFHEIVLADEINRAPPKVQSALLEAMQEHQITVGGVTRPLPELFIVMATQNPLEQSGTYPLPEAQLDRFLLHVVLQYPTADDELLILQRDRARHYGADKPVLHSPLHPQQVLQARREVAEVHVAPELERYIVALVGATRDLEQFDAAWADYLQVGASPRASIALLRASSALAYLRGREYVVPDDILEIAPDVLRHRLVLGYAARAAGVDANAVVRKVLAGVAIP encoded by the coding sequence GTGCAAACCCAAACCGAATTCCTGCAACTGCGTTCCCACCTCGAACAGGTGATTGTCGGGCAATCCGACTTACTCGACCGCCTGATGATCGCGCTGCTTACGGGCGGACATATCCTGTTGGAAAGCCTGCCCGGTCTGGCGAAAACCACCGCTGTCACCACGTTGGCAAGCGGTGTTCACGCCAGTTTCCAGCGCATCCAGTTCACGCCGGATTTGATGCCGGGGGATTTGACGGGGACGGATATTTTCGAGCCGCAACACGGCACCTTCCGTTTCATACCAGGGCCATTATTCCACGAAATCGTGTTGGCGGATGAGATCAACCGCGCTCCGCCCAAAGTGCAATCCGCGCTGCTCGAAGCCATGCAGGAACACCAGATCACCGTCGGCGGCGTGACCCGCCCCTTGCCCGAACTCTTCATCGTGATGGCGACGCAAAACCCACTGGAACAAAGCGGCACATACCCTTTGCCCGAAGCACAACTCGACCGCTTTTTGCTGCATGTGGTGCTGCAATACCCCACGGCTGACGACGAATTGCTGATCCTGCAACGCGACCGTGCGCGGCATTACGGCGCGGATAAACCCGTGCTGCATTCGCCCTTGCACCCGCAGCAAGTCTTGCAAGCCCGCCGCGAAGTCGCCGAAGTGCATGTTGCGCCGGAACTGGAGCGGTATATTGTTGCGCTGGTCGGGGCTACCCGCGATTTGGAGCAGTTTGATGCAGCGTGGGCAGATTATTTGCAGGTAGGGGCATCGCCGCGTGCGTCGATTGCGTTGCTGCGAGCCAGTAGTGCGCTGGCGTATTTGCGTGGCAGGGAATACGTCGTGCCGGATGATATTTTGGAGATTGCGCCGGATGTGTTGCGCCATCGTCTGGTGCTGGGGTATGCGGCACGGGCGGCGGGTGTGGATGCGAATGCGGTGGTGCGTAAGGTATTGGCGGGCGTGGCGATTCCGTGA
- a CDS encoding MFS transporter translates to MHSTSLPIQHGIRANLTQILHQLLQVFLVGLTIGMTRTVVPGLAETEFGLGGQQFFLLTTFVVVFGAVKSVMNLFAGRFSDRFGRKRVLVAGWIAALPIPLLLLYAPNWGWVVAATALLGINQGLCWSMTLNSKLDMTNLNQKGLVNGMNEFSGYAAVALAGVVTAWLVEVYGARLGLFMFGTTVIVLGLLLAVLVIKETRPWALAHTQGIKPAPAPSLGQAFWYASWQNRNLLALNQAGLVEKFTDALVWIILPVWFVSQNLTLVQASSIIGVYALVWGASQLITGSASDRFGRKPLIVGGMWLCGIGVLLLVLTHTVWLWTLEAGLIGFGMAMLYPTLGAAVADVSPPAQRSTLLGVYRFWRDFGYAVGALSMGLLAQWTQGLDVTFWLVGVAMLLSGAWVALTFNKE, encoded by the coding sequence ATGCACAGCACTTCACTCCCCATCCAACACGGCATCCGTGCCAACCTCACCCAAATCCTCCACCAGCTACTACAGGTATTCCTTGTCGGTCTAACCATTGGTATGACGCGCACCGTTGTCCCCGGTCTGGCAGAAACAGAATTCGGGCTGGGCGGACAGCAGTTCTTTTTGCTCACTACCTTCGTGGTGGTATTTGGTGCGGTAAAGTCCGTGATGAACCTGTTTGCAGGGCGGTTTTCTGACCGTTTCGGGCGCAAGCGCGTGTTGGTGGCGGGATGGATTGCTGCGTTGCCGATTCCGTTGCTGCTGCTTTACGCGCCGAATTGGGGTTGGGTCGTCGCCGCCACTGCCTTGCTCGGCATCAACCAAGGCTTGTGCTGGTCAATGACCCTCAACAGCAAACTCGACATGACCAACCTGAACCAAAAAGGGCTGGTCAATGGCATGAATGAGTTTTCCGGCTACGCCGCCGTTGCTTTGGCGGGTGTTGTTACCGCATGGTTGGTGGAGGTGTACGGCGCACGGTTGGGCTTGTTTATGTTTGGCACAACGGTGATTGTGCTGGGCTTGCTATTGGCGGTTCTGGTGATAAAAGAAACCCGCCCGTGGGCATTGGCGCACACGCAGGGAATAAAACCTGCGCCCGCACCATCATTAGGGCAAGCCTTTTGGTACGCGAGTTGGCAAAATCGCAATCTGTTAGCCTTGAATCAGGCTGGATTGGTGGAAAAATTTACCGATGCGCTGGTCTGGATCATTCTACCCGTGTGGTTCGTATCGCAAAACCTGACGCTAGTGCAAGCCAGTTCCATCATTGGTGTTTACGCACTGGTGTGGGGTGCAAGCCAGCTTATCACGGGTTCGGCATCTGACCGTTTCGGACGTAAGCCACTGATTGTCGGCGGTATGTGGCTGTGCGGCATCGGCGTATTGCTGCTGGTACTCACCCACACCGTCTGGCTGTGGACGTTGGAAGCAGGGCTAATCGGTTTCGGCATGGCAATGCTTTACCCCACACTGGGCGCGGCAGTTGCCGATGTCAGCCCGCCCGCGCAACGCAGCACCTTGCTCGGCGTATACCGTTTCTGGCGTGACTTCGGCTATGCTGTCGGCGCACTGAGCATGGGCTTGCTGGCACAATGGACGCAAGGCTTGGACGTAACCTTTTGGCTGGTCGGGGTAGCTATGCTGCTCTCTGGCGCATGGGTTGCGCTGACATTTAACAAGGAGTAA
- a CDS encoding DsrE/DsrF/TusD sulfur relay family protein has product MKILLILNDAPYGTEKAYNALRLAMALQKEQADTEVLIFLMADAVTCAMPKQSTPQGYYNLERMLKAVIQKGGQIKACGTCLDARGMKDIPLVEGVEASTMQQLAQWTLAADKVLTF; this is encoded by the coding sequence ATGAAAATACTGCTTATTCTCAACGATGCCCCTTACGGCACGGAAAAAGCCTACAATGCCCTGCGGTTGGCAATGGCATTGCAAAAGGAACAAGCGGATACCGAAGTCCTCATCTTCCTAATGGCGGATGCGGTCACTTGCGCCATGCCCAAACAATCCACCCCGCAAGGCTATTACAACCTTGAACGGATGCTGAAAGCCGTGATCCAGAAAGGTGGGCAAATCAAAGCGTGTGGTACATGCCTTGATGCGCGTGGGATGAAAGACATCCCCTTGGTTGAAGGTGTGGAAGCCAGCACCATGCAGCAACTGGCACAATGGACGCTGGCAGCCGACAAGGTACTGACGTTTTAG